Part of the Nothobranchius furzeri strain GRZ-AD chromosome 2, NfurGRZ-RIMD1, whole genome shotgun sequence genome, AACTTCAAACTACAAACAACACGGCCCCTCCAAACTGGAATGATGACCGAATTATCTCATAACGTGTGCTTGGTGTGTTTAGCCTAAATGTTGCACATTAGTTCCTATAACAACTCTCAGCTGTCACTGGTATTCTAAAGCGCATGCTGCCAAACAAGAGTCTACACGTTACTAATGTGAAGTCCTTGACAGAGTCGTTTATATCTGTGGAGGTGGAGGCTGGTTCCCAGCTCTGACCCTGTCGATCTGATAGAGATGAGTCTGCAGCAGGAGCGTAAAGATGTGATGCAACAACAGGAGGTCCATGACATGACTGACTTTGCAGACCGTTGCAGAATTAATGCGCCAAAGCTTTTGTGCAACCTCATCGTGCAACCTCATCGTGTGTCCAGACTGAAGTGAGAGGAACCTCGTCGTTACCCTGCAGAAACAGAAACTTTAAATCATTTGCTGTCATTTGTCGGTGAGGCTAATTTAATGTTTGACTTGAAAAGTACAATCTGTTTAAAATGTGATTAGCTCCAAAGGAAGTCTGCTTTGCAATAAGTCATCCATGCTGGTGTGGTTTGGATTTTGGAATGAGGGTTTTGAAAGAAGGCTTAGAACCCTGTCAATGTTTATTTCAAATCCCAACACGAGTGGAGCGTAAGCCTCATCTCACAAAAACATACTTAATGGAGGGGTAGGAGATTTTTTTTCTGGAAAATTTTTGCCTCATTGCTTGAGATGTTCTTTACATATTGATGGAAACCAATAAATTCAACATTTTGTCACTAAAAATGTTACTTTTTATTCGCTTCCAAAGACATTacccttacttttacttccaggctccgccatgatgaaaacagaaaaacaaatttcttcttcttgtgctttttattgacagttgGCTGTTCAGTTCCTCTTTTGATGAGAATGGCAGACTAATGGCATCACGGGCGCGTTGCTGCCCCCGTCAGGTCGGTTGTATAAACAACGCTGCTTTATCTTCATATTTGAGACCCGCCACTGTGGCGTGTGCATTGTGCCAATAAGCCCGCCACTTCATCAATTTACCCGCATTTAGCCAGTGGCCCCTGATTCCTGCACTAATCATTTGTAATGGAATTTAAGGAACTCCAAAATTACACAAACAGAATGCTCcgcttagaccaatagtagacagcattgGTACACCAACATATGGCAGAACCATATACaagctggaaggcttcgccatggttaACACCTTATCAGCCACCCTTTACGCTACGCAGATGACATACTAGAGATCATACCAACAGGAAAAACAAAGACACTGACAGAACACCTGAATAATATCAACGACACAAGCAACATAACACTTATGAGGAAGAAATAGAAGGCAGCATAACTTTCATGAACATGAAAGTAAGCAGACAAAAATATGGGACCCTGTACatgaacacatacaggaaaccaacacacaccgagcaaacataataacagtagaacgagactgtaaacaagaggaccaacacataaaaatgctttaaaaacctGTGGATGCCcagcatgggcaataaacaaaggaaaacaacaacaggaagaaaagaacaacaaaaaccagtgataactcttccatacatcaaaggcataacagaaaaaataatagcaacaatgaaaaaacacaacacaagCAGACCTACAAAACCAAACACAACAGATAGAAAAAGACTAGTTCagccaaaagatatcagcagaacatGAGTCCGGAGTCATCGTCGCCTTTCCTttttcttcctccgcttatccgggtcaggttcgcgggggcagcatcccaactagggagctccagaccgtcctctccccggctttctccaccagttcctccggcaggaccccaaggcattcccggaccagattggagatgtaacctctccaacgtgtcctgggtcgacccgacacgggggcctcctgccggcaggacatgcccgaaacacctccccggggaggcgtccaggaggcatcctgaccagatgcccaaaccacctcaactggctcctttcgatccggaggagcagcggttctactccgagtccctcccgaatgtccgagctcctcacccctaagtctgagcccggccaccctacggaggaaactcatttcggccgcttgtatccgcaatctcgttctttcggtcattacccaaagctcgtgaccataggtgaggactgggacgtagatcgaccggtaaatcgagagcctggctttctggctcagctccctcttcaccacgacagatcagctcagcgtccgcatcactgccgatgctgaaccaatccgcctgtcgatctcccgatccctcctaccctcactcgtgaacaagaccccgggatacttaaaactcctccacttgaggtaggacctctcccccgacccggagttggcaagccacccttttccggttgaggaccatggtctcagatttggaggtgctgatcctcatcccagccgcttcacactccgcgaacctacccagcaagagctgaaggtcagagctggatgaagtcaggaggaccacatcatccgcaaaaagcagagacgagattctcctgccaccaaactcgacacactccacaccacggctgcgcctagaaattctgtccataaaggtaatgaacagaaccggtgacaaagggcagccctggcggagtccaaccctcaccgagaacaggtccaacttactaccggctatgcggacgaaactcacgctcctctggtaaagggactgaatggcccttaacagaaagccacccaccccatactcctggagcgtcccccacagggtgcccctggggacacggtcataagccttctccaaatccacaaaacacatgtggattggttgggcaaactcccatgccccctccatcacccttgcaagggtatagagatgGTCcatagttccacggccaggacaaaaaccacattgctcctcctcaatctgagattcaactatcgatcagaccctcctctccagtaccttggagtagacctttccagggaggctgaggagtgtgatccccctatagttggaactctccctcaggtcacccttcttaaagatggagaccaccaccccggtctgccatgcCACAGGAACTGccaccgatgaccacgcaatgttggagagacgtgtcaaccatgacagccccacaacatccatagccttgagatacccaggacgaatctcatccacccccggggctccgccgctgtgtagttgtttgactacctcagcaacttctgcccccgagattggacagtccatacccaggtctcccggctctggttcctcctcggaatgcgcgtaggttggattgaggagctcctcaaagtattccttccaccgtccgactatagcctcagttgacgtcagcagctccccgtccccactgtaaacagtgtgagcgagttgctgccttcctctcctgaggcgccggacagtttgccagaacttctttggagccgatcgatagtctttctccatggcttcaccaaactcctcccatgcccgagattttgcctcggcaactgccactgctgcaccccgcttggctatccggtacctgtctgctgcctccggagacccacagactagccacgccctgtaggcctccttcttcagcctgacggctccccgaacctctggtgtccaccagcgggtacgggggttgccaccacgactggcaccagccaccttacgaccacagctagcaacagccgcctcaacaatcgcagagtggaacaaggccaacTCGGAGTCTATGTCcctcactgctctcgggatgcggtcaaagctctgccagaggtgggagttgaagaccgtcttaacaggttcttctaccaggcgttcccagcaggccctcactatgcgtttgggtctgtcaggtctacgcggcatcttcccctgccatctgatcgaaCTCACCACCACCTTCGTCCTCGGTGTTGGCACCAGCACAGTGAACAGGTTTCAGGAAAAGTTCTTCAGATGTTGTTGAGGAGCCTCATCACTTTGATCAATGCTTTTTAGTGGAAGTACATCAAAAACCAGCCAGAACAAACGGAGTACAGCCTAGTTTCACAAAGACTTCAGCTCAGCATGCACCAGTTTTTGGTGAGTAGGTGGAGACGAAATTATGAAAAAACTAGAAAAGGTTCAGATGGAATCAGACTGAATTTAGACTTTTGGTTGAAACTGCAAAAGAGCTGCAACATTCCTGTACAGGTGCAAGTTTTTATCTCACAACTGAGTCATAGAGTCTTCATTCATTTAATCAGATGTCAGCTCAATCCTCCCACAGGTGCTTCACATTTTTCCACTTGGATTAATGGACAATTGCACCTTATAGTAGTGATTGTGATCGATGCCAGGACTTCTTCGTGGTAAAAGAGACGGGTGGTTTATATTTGGAATAATATGGAAAAAGCTTAGTCATGTTTTCATTTTTACAAGCAAGATGTGTTCCTTTTGTCTCATTTAGGAGCTGCTAACCAGAAAAGAAGCTTCTCAGTGAGCTGAGCTCGTTTAGACCACACCTCCAGATAAGAGCCAGTTCTTCCTCTCTGATGGATCATTTGCAGACTCGATCCTCTTTGGGTGCTTTCTCATCCACTCTGTTGGTTTTTCCTGTCTCTGAATGCAATATTTACATATTTCCTGTGTATCTTTTGGCATGGATGCAAACGGCTCAGTGGAGCTCTTGAGGGATCTCTGAAGGGAACCTTTGAATTTGTCGGATAAGAACGAGGACAGAAAGCTTTTCTTGAGGAGCCAAAACGCAAAACAACGGGACGAAAAGTTCAGCTTGACAAAAAAGGACATGTCTTCATCTGTCAACTCATCAGTGGACAACTGTAAAACACCCAATAACATCACGTACCAAGCCCTGTCCTGGCTGATGGCTGGGGAGTTCATACTGGGTCTACCTCTCAACTTATCGGTCCTCTACGTCTTCATCTTCAGGTACTAAGGAACGCTATGGTTCCACAAAAATTGAGATTTAAATGATAAATCAGGTGAGGTGTCAAGAGATGAAAAACTAAGGTGAAGAGTTGGGAATTTTGTGGGAATTTCCTGTTATTTAAACTCCTGAAGGAGTCAAGCGTAATGTGAAATGCTTCTGAGATGGTTTTAATTTAAACATTTCTGCTTTTTCGAACTGTTACAATAAACCATGAGAGGAAATTTTCAtgtttaaataaagtaaaaaattaacCATGGTCTTTAACTGAGTTATATTTGAGAATTCCTCAAAAATGTTCAAATGAAAACACAATTTTTATCTTTAAAAACTCAAAAATAAAAGTCAAAAGGCAGGATTTAAAACCTGAGCCAAAGCCAAACTCATATTTATAGTGAGGTAAAGATTTTCTCTGACGCCATCCATTTCTACTTCTAATTTGCATTAAAAATTACCAAAACTGATCTAAATGAGAAGAAAATTGGCTAACATTTAAATGCTGTAAGTTTAAATGAAGTGATGCTTTGGGGGTGAGCAGATATGATGAAACGTCTGCACTCATTTTGTCCTTTTCACTCCTCTTCTGTAAACGACTTCTTTAGATTCAAGTTCTGGAAGAACAACAGCATCTTCCTGTTCAACATCGTGGTTGCTGATTTTCTGCTGGTGGTTTGCCTTCCAGTCGAGATCTACCACTATCAACACAGCTTGAGGCATAGCGACAACCGTGTGGTTTGTAAGACAATGCTCTTCATGCTGTTTCTCAACCGAGGTGCCAGCATCGCCTTCCTCATCACCCTGTCCCTCGATCGCTACTTCAGCGTGGTGCATCTCGGGAGGAAAAACTGCTTCAAGACTTTTGAGAAATCTCCACAGATTTCCTTGTTCATATGGCTCCTCTTGCTGCCCCTCACCATCCCCACCATGGTGGAAACCTTCGAGTGCTGCAACAGCCACGGGCGTAAAGTGGAGACGTTTTATCATGATGTGACAGACACCTTCAGAGAGGTACCTTCCTGGTTTTTAACTATGCTAGAACACCTTTACCTTTGATGTGGagagattttttttatctgtatgGGAACAGAATCAATGTCCTCCATAGAGGAGGTGTGTCTGGTCCTTGAGGTCTGAGTCAAAAGAATGACTGTCTTTTGTAATGTTTGATGAAGTAATAATTTATCGATACacagtatacatacatacatacatacatacatatatatatatatatatatatatatatatatatatatatatatatatatatatatatatacacacacatatatatgtgtgtgtgtgtgtgtgtgtgtgtgtcctacccTGCTCTTCTCTCTGTGGCTGCGGAACTAATGACCTCTGGACTCAGGTAGACCTCTTGTGTGATTTATTCTGGAACAACATGGAACACACACAACCATAAGTTTCCAGCAAACAGTTCTCCACCCAGACACAGCAAAAGCTCCGTTGCTACTGACCGATTGCTCCAAACCATATGGCACTAAATACAACCCAACTTCTGCTGTGGATTTTCACAATAAGAGCACCTAAAAATAAAACTTCCAAAAGAAAACAGGACTTACAGTTGCAGTCCCACATTTAACAGGAATTTAACAACAAAATAACATTTACTATTTACaccgttacacacacacacacacacacacacatacatatatatatatacatatacatatatacatacatacatatacatatatatatatacatatatatatatatatacatttatatacatatatatacatatatatatgtatatgtatatatatacatacatatatacatacatacaaatatatacatatatatatacacatatatatatatatatatatatatatatatatatatatatacatatatatacatgtatatacacatatatatatatatatacacacacacatatatatgtttatatatatatgtttatgtgcttagcagacgcttttacccaaagcgacttacaatttttttttaacctatagggcatgttgtgatctgtgggggaaaccggagtacccggaggaaacccacgcatgcatggggagaacatgcaactccacgcagaaaggctgcagccgagtttcgaacccgcgaccttcgtgttgcgaggcaacagtgctaaccactgcgccaccatgcatacacgcacatatatatacacatatacatatatatatacacacacatacacaacgccagttcacatttCGCTCGTGTGCGCAAAACGCTGAGAATCCGCTCTTTATGAGTGGTAAACATTATTTTGATGCTGCCGTGTGGAgcggttggagaaacacatttcaaacagggaaccgagtccggctaccgaaccaggCAGAATTTTGATGACgtaacaccggtgcgcgaaggtgcgaattccaacccacaggagaggagggagagaggaggtacacagcgagtggatcacagggactgaactgatgtt contains:
- the LOC107377845 gene encoding hydroxycarboxylic acid receptor 2, whose amino-acid sequence is MSSSVNSSVDNCKTPNNITYQALSWLMAGEFILGLPLNLSVLYVFIFRFKFWKNNSIFLFNIVVADFLLVVCLPVEIYHYQHSLRHSDNRVVCKTMLFMLFLNRGASIAFLITLSLDRYFSVVHLGRKNCFKTFEKSPQISLFIWLLLLPLTIPTMVETFECCNSHGRKVETFYHDVTDTFREIIYFSQIIFPFFILVYCTCRIVKRLKRKTVGEKAKLRRAMFAVMSVVIVFSSCFLPSTIARAALLVVRLNNWEETELVAVQVYDGLMVLSYTDCLLDPIVYCFCNSGFKDAYISTFCPSFLQKKLLKSNSEVPNTPTTTTVTSGAKIACLPMLEKK